One genomic segment of Dehalococcoidia bacterium includes these proteins:
- a CDS encoding RNA-binding protein, whose product MNIYAGNLSHELTEEELQEAFKEFGEITSARIITDRYSGVSRGFGFVEMPSKSEAEAAIAGLNGRELKGRALTVNEARPRTEGPRGGERR is encoded by the coding sequence GTGAACATCTACGCAGGCAACTTGTCACACGAGCTCACCGAGGAGGAATTGCAGGAGGCTTTTAAAGAGTTCGGGGAGATTACATCCGCCAGAATCATCACCGACAGATACAGCGGCGTATCGAGAGGATTCGGATTTGTGGAGATGCCCAGCAAATCTGAAGCCGAGGCTGCGATCGCTGGACTGAACGGCAGGGAGTTGAAAGGACGAGCACTTACCGTTAATGAGGCGCGCCCTCGCACCGAAGGCCCTCGAGGTGGGGAACGGCGCTGA